One region of Paenibacillus polymyxa M1 genomic DNA includes:
- a CDS encoding rhamnogalacturonan acetylesterase has product MWKFDFGPGEPADGCKAVSPDCIYTAEQGYGFETTEHVYGRQRQNPAKDARTRLRNSFCIPLNASFIADVPDGLYLVTVLVGDPLAETLTRFQAGEGKHMLPPVHTLPGQFTEAMFTVPVRGGRLRLTVSGTAPRLNALEIAPALQSLRLFLVGDSTVTDQGLSGYPYTGWGQALPALFKHDVCVDNHAVSGRSSKSFVDEGRLDAILGEMKTGDFLFIQFGHNDQKPDPERATEPFTTYKEHLRLYIDGARSKGGTPVLITPVHRRYFNEDGTLSDTHGDYITAVRELAEEANVPLIDLSARTQELYEELGPEESKELFMWLLPGEYMNFSGGLEDNTHFHENGAIRIANMVTAAVKELDLQPLRMYLR; this is encoded by the coding sequence ATGTGGAAGTTTGACTTTGGTCCGGGAGAGCCTGCGGATGGCTGCAAGGCAGTGTCCCCGGATTGCATATATACAGCTGAACAGGGCTATGGCTTCGAGACTACAGAGCATGTGTACGGGCGACAAAGGCAGAATCCAGCCAAGGATGCACGCACACGGCTGCGAAACAGCTTTTGTATTCCACTGAACGCTTCGTTTATTGCAGATGTGCCAGACGGGCTGTATCTCGTCACTGTACTGGTCGGCGATCCACTGGCGGAAACGCTCACGCGATTCCAGGCTGGCGAGGGCAAGCATATGCTGCCCCCGGTACACACGCTGCCGGGCCAGTTCACGGAAGCGATGTTTACGGTGCCTGTCCGAGGCGGCAGACTGCGCCTCACCGTATCTGGCACTGCGCCACGGCTCAATGCGCTGGAAATTGCACCCGCACTGCAGAGTCTCCGGCTATTCCTAGTCGGAGACTCTACGGTTACGGATCAAGGGCTGTCCGGCTATCCTTATACAGGCTGGGGTCAGGCTTTGCCAGCCCTGTTCAAGCATGATGTCTGCGTGGATAATCACGCTGTATCGGGACGAAGCTCCAAAAGCTTCGTGGACGAGGGACGTCTGGATGCTATTTTGGGAGAAATGAAGACAGGAGACTTCCTGTTCATCCAGTTCGGTCATAATGATCAGAAGCCTGATCCCGAACGGGCCACTGAGCCTTTTACGACCTACAAGGAGCATTTGCGCCTATATATCGACGGAGCGAGAAGCAAGGGCGGAACCCCGGTGCTGATTACGCCTGTACATCGTCGCTATTTTAACGAGGATGGTACGCTGTCCGATACACATGGCGACTATATAACGGCGGTTCGCGAGTTGGCGGAAGAAGCGAACGTGCCGCTCATTGATTTGTCTGCCCGCACGCAGGAGTTATATGAAGAGCTGGGCCCTGAAGAAAGCAAGGAGCTTTTTATGTGGCTGCTGCCTGGGGAATACATGAACTTTTCCGGCGGCCTGGAGGATAATACGCATTTTCATGAGAATGGTGC